One Fusarium poae strain DAOMC 252244 chromosome 4, whole genome shotgun sequence DNA window includes the following coding sequences:
- a CDS encoding hypothetical protein (BUSCO:19566at5125), translated as MDTLLTAEIAANAPRYRRKSSTFIDAIHDIPHGQDLAPAQLYSTMSGRLFHSGRIVIVMVGPPARGKTHICVSMARYLSWLGVKSRIFHLGDYRRATVGPDGSIPDDYFFPNASPASVILRQKILKKCREDIYSWLNHDNGQVAIYDAVNPTANGRRSLAKEFAKHDVQTLFIESFVDDERILRENARNVKISSPDFAGMEPDEAAKLYLQRIEMKIPVFETMNEKELNYIKMINAGTKFFYNNVSFNYLAHRIVFYLTNLHIKSRKTFFARAGTTAEEDSYKADAPLSLEGRDYAQKMSEALLKHREQERLTTISEGGTDAPLPPLTVWTSTRMRTVQTSDVLNEKGYKVRQRSQLSQINPGVCEKMSERMIRQIYPDEVEKHELDPYHHRYPRAESYHDLAVRLEPIILELEREQTDLLIIAHESVLRVLYAYLMHCSTTDIPVINFPRDEIIEIVPAAYQNEAKRIHIPGLNPQIVPGSPQDIKIPVPSSGVVSAQLSPIPSGVGTPAEHAERPPEKVINTAKDMVADKVNDED; from the exons ATGGATACTCTTCT AACCGCCGAGATCGCGGCCAACGCCCCTCGCTATCGCCGCAAGAGCTCGACTTTCATTGATGCCATTCACGATATTCCCCATGGGCAAGATCTGGCCCCGGCCCAGCTTTACAGTACCATGTCTGGCCGACTTTTCCACTCCGGGcgtatcgtcatcgtcatggtAGGGCCGCCTGCGCGTGGTAAAAC GCATATCTGTGTCTCCATGGCACGATATTTGAGCTGGCTCGGCGTTAAATCTCGGATATTCCATTTGGGTGACTACCGTCGAGCAACTGTTGGCCCCGATGGGTCTATTCCTGACGACTATTTCTTCCCAAATGCGTCACCAGCCTCTGTCATTTTGCGTCAGAAGATTCTGAAGAAGTGCCGTGAGGACATTTACTCCTGGTTGAACCATGACAATGGGCAAGTGGCGATATACGACGCAGTGAACCCTACTGCGAATGGAAGACGGTCCCTGGCCAAAGAGTTTGCAAAGCACGATGTTCAA ACTTTGTTCATTGAATCATTTGTCGATGATGAGCGTATCCTGCGAGAGAATGCGAGAAACGTTAAGATCTCGTCCCCAGAT TTCGCTGGAATGGAACCTGACGAGGCTGCCAAATTATACCTCCAAAGGATTGAGATGAAAATCCCTGTCTTTGAAACCATGAATGAGAAGGAGCTAAACTACATCAAAATGATCAACGCAGGAACCAAGTTCTTTTACAACAACGTCAGCTTCAACTACCTCGCTCATCGAATTGTCTTCTATCTCACAAACCTACACATCAAGTCACGAAAGACTTTCTTCGCCCGAGCTGGCACAACAGCAGAGGAGGATTCGTACAAAGCCGACGCTCCTCTGTCACTCGAAGGCAGAGACTATGCTCAAAAGATGTCCGAGGCACTGTTGAAGCACCGTGAACAAGAACGGCTTACGACTATCTCGGAAGGAGGCACGGATGCTCCCCTGCCACCACTCACCGTCTGGACATCAACTCGAATGCGTACGGTGCAGACATCCGATGTACTGAATGAGAAGGGTTACAAGGTCCGCCAGCGATCACAGCTCAGTCAAATTAACCCCGGTGTATGCGAGAAGATGTCTGAGCGTATGATCCGTCAAATCTACCCGGATGAGGTCGAGAAGCACGAATTGGACCCTTACCACCACCGATACCCTCGTGCAGAG TCGTACCACGATCTTGCCGTTCGCCTGGAGCCCATTATTCTTGAGCTGGAACGAGAACAGACGGACCTTCTCATCATTGCTCACGAGTCTGTGCTTCGCGTGCTCTACGCCTACTTAATGCATTGCTCTACTACTGATATTCCAGTGATCAATTTCCCGCGCGACGAAATCATCGAGATCGTCCCCGCGGCGTATCAAAACGAGGCCAAGAGAATCCACATCCCTGGCCTCAACCCTCAGATCGTACCTGGTTCGCCCCAGGATATCAAGATCCCTGTTCCGAGCAGCGGAGTCGTGAGCGCGCAGCTTTCCCCAATCCCAAGTGGCGTTGGCACTCCAGCAGAGCACGCTGAACGGCCACCCGAGAAGGTCATTAACACGGCCAAGGATATGGTAGCAGACAAGGTCAACGACGAAGACTAG
- the TOM40 gene encoding translocase of outer mitochondrial membrane (BUSCO:29680at5125), with product MAAALSPVKTALLSNPLGSALGDVLNSFNERRAKLGLSNPGTIESLAKEVQRDVFLNNYMFTGIRADLTKIFSMAPLFQVSHQFAMGERINPYTFAAMYGTGKVFCQGNLDNEGSLSGRFNWRWSDKLVSKSQLSISPGGQDMAQFEHEYTGNDFSASLKMLNPSYLEGGVTGIFIGSYLQSVTRKLALGLETLWQRPSLSQGPECAVSYAARYKSADWIATAQLQAAMGTLNTSYWRRLSDKVQAGVDLSLGLVPSPGGLMGGGLQKEGVTTIGAKYDFRMSTFRAQVDSKGKLSCALEKRVAPPVMMTFAADIDHFTHQAKIGLGVSIEAAPEELQEQQEVLGAQPPPNIPF from the exons ATGGCCGCCGCATTGAGTCCCGTCAAGACGGCTCTTCTTTCTAATCCCCTCGGTAGCGCCCTCGGAGATGTCCTCAACTCCTTCAACGAGCGGAGGGCCAAGCTCGGCCTTTCCAACCCTGGCACTATCGAGAGTCTTGCCAAAGAGGTTCAGCGGGATGTCTTCCTCAACAACTATATGTTCACTGGAATCCGAGCGGACCTGACAAAGATCTTCAGCATGGCTCCTCTCTTCCAGGTCTCCCACCAGTTTGCCATGGGCGAGCGTATCAACCCCTACACTTTTGCTGCCATGTACGGAACAGGAAAG GTCTTCTGTCAAGGTAACCTTGACAACGAGGGTTCTCTGTCCGGACGATTCAACTGGCGATGGTCGGACAAGCTGGTTTCCAAGTCTCAACTTTCCATCTCCCCAGGTGGTCAAGATATGGCGCAGTTCGAGCACGAGTACACCGGAAACGACTTCAGCGCATCCCTTAAGATGCTCAACCCCTCCTACCTCGAGGGTGGTGTTACTGGTATCTTCATCGGAAGCTACCTCCAATCCGTTACTCGTAAGCTCGCTCTGGGTCTTGAGACTCTTTGGCAGCGACCTTCTCTGTCTCAGGGCCCCGAGTGCGCCGTTTCTTACGCCGCCCGCTACAAATCTGCCGACTGGATCGCTACTGCTCAGCTCCAGGCTGCTATGGGCACCCTGAACACATCATACTGGCGACGACTCTCGGACAAGGTCCAGGCTGGTGTTGACCTGAGCCTCGGCCTTGTTCCTTCTCCTGGTGGTCTCATGGGTGGTGGTCTCCAAAAGGAGGGTGTTACCACCATTGGTGCCAAGTACGATTTCCGCATGTCTACTTTCCGCGCTCAGGTCGACTCCAAGGGCAAGCTGAGCTGCGCTCTTGAGAAGCGTGTTGCACCCCCTGTAATGATGACCTTTGCCGCCGATATTGACCACTTTACG CATCAAGCCAAGATTGGTCTGGGTGTTTCTATTGAGGCTGCTCCTGAGGAGCTTCAAGAACAACAGGAGGTTCTCGGCGCTCAGCCTCCTCCCAACATCCCCTTCTAA